In a single window of the Anas acuta chromosome 24, bAnaAcu1.1, whole genome shotgun sequence genome:
- the LOC137844043 gene encoding interleukin-20-like encodes MKGSHLLLCLYSVTCWLSLMPAAENKIFHFGPCRISMSVTEIRSGFTAIKANIQARDPIRTLSILSHPQSLHKVKSSDRCCIIHNLFNFYMDKVFKHCQTEDSYINRKISSIANSFLSIKRKLEQCHNQNKCLCGQESTEKFKQILANYEGLNVTSAAIKSLGELDILLDWMEKSR; translated from the exons atgAAGGGCTCCCACTTGCTCCTCTGCCTCTACTCCGTGACTTGCTGGTTGAGTCTGATGCCGGCAGCTGAGAACAAAATCTTCCACTTCGGACCCTGCAGGATTTCAATGAGTGTCACCGAGATCAGGTCTGGCTTCACTGCAATTAAAGCAAACATT CAAGCCCGAGACCCCATCAGGACCCTGAGCATCCTGTCGCACCCACAGTCTCTGCACAAGGTCAAG TCTTCAGATCGATGCTGCATCATCCATAACCTCTTCAACTTCTACATGGACAAAGTCTTCAAGCACTGCCAGACCGAGGACTCATACATCAACCGGAAAATCAGCAGCATAGCCAACTCCTTCCTCAGCATCAAGAGGAAACTGGAGCAGTGT cATAATCAAAACAAGTGCTTGTGTGGGCAGGAATCCACTGAGAAATTTAAGCAAATACTCGCGAACTACGAAGGG CTGAATGTCACATCTGCAGCAATTAAATCCCTGGGCGAGCTGGACATCCTTCTGGACTGGATGGAGAAATCTCGTTAA
- the PIGR gene encoding polymeric immunoglobulin receptor: MTSLPFIFLLCFLSAEAARSKYPPKAAISSPVFGPRQVYGLIDGSVTVKCFYPPTKVNRHDRKYWCRESSRNCLTVVSSNGYTSPSYRGRASISDYPEQGVMVVNISQLVLSDRGTYQCGIGLNGRGLSYKVSLDISEGPNVPEEAELFYVELHGSVTMTCSFGVDTISMRKYLCKMEKNVCNNIIDTHGKIDEDFKGRALLSNENNDGAFSIMITQVNWEDAGLYMCGVGSYGEYGETKELDLHVYEGSNVPQGKSTVTGVKGGSVTIECHYDPAKNYSLKYLCKWRTNGCSRIIENTGFVSDAYEGRVAMFDNPQNGTFSVVLNQLRDNDKGYYWCMTNDERERKSSKELKVVEGEPRLKGKEDVLAEAGSRVDLTCSYPCKYYSYEKYWCKWNSDGCSPLSASDQSQPGVDVSCDTANKTLVLTFDSVTTADQGWYWCGVKHNGHYGETLAVYLQVAGGDAEKVAELSPELLNLDTLRNAVAPSDAVAPSNAAAPSNAVAPGNAVAPGDAAAPSNAEAPSNAAAPSSADRGVVPQGRAFSDAGVQNAAASESAEQSSGSNVLTVALASSGAAVVVLGAAFAVFKYRQLKRSDLVSVGSYRTNISMSDFESVKEYGANDNACMKASQETQLGGDEFITTTASVESAAETKKAKRSSKEDADLAYSTYLLTSNTIAQGCAPGDSAAPAAAPPAWDGQV; the protein is encoded by the exons ATGACTTCACTGCCGTTCATcttcctgctctgcttcctctcaGCTGAAGCTGCAAGAAGCAAATATCCTCCCAAAGCAGCAA TCTCAAGCCCCGTGTTCGGACCACGGCAGGTGTATGGCCTGATCGATGGGTCGGTTACCGTGAAGTGCTTCTACCCGCCCACCAAGGTGAACAGGCACGACAGAAAATACTGGTGCAGGGAATCGTCCCGGAACTGCCTGACCGTCGTCTCCTCCAACGGCTACACGTCCCCGAGCTACCGCGGCAGAGCCTCCATCAGCGACTACCCGGAGCAGGGCGTCATGGTGGTGAACATCTCGCAGCTGGTGCTGTCAGACAGAGGCACCTACCAGTGCGGGATCGGCCTCAATGGCAGAGGGCTCTCCTACAAAGTCAGCCTGGACATTTCTGAAG GGCCAAACGTCCCCGAGGAGGCCGAGCTCTTCTACGTGGAGCTGCACGGCTCCGTAACCATGACCTGCAGCTTTGGGGTGGACACCATCAGCATGAGGAAATACTTGTGCAAGATGGAGAAGAACGTCTGCAACAACATCATCGACACGCACGGGAAGATCGATGAGGACTTCAAAGGGAGAGCCCTGCTGAGCAACGAGAACAACGACGGCGCATTCAGCATCATGATAACCCAGGTGAACTGGGAAGACGCAGGCTTGTACATGTGCGGGGTTGGCTCCTACGGGGAGTACGGAGAAACGAAGGAGCTGGATTTGCATGTCTATGAGG GGTCAAACGTTCCTCAAGGAAAGAGCACAGTAACCGGAGTCAAAGGAGGTTCAGTAACCATTGAATGTCACTACGATCCCGCGAAAAATTACTCACTCAAGTACTTGTGCAAGTGGAGAACGAATGGGTGTTCTCGGATCATAGAAAACACCGGCTTCGTGTCTGACGCTTACGAAGGAAGAGTGGCCATGTTCGACAACCCGCAGAACGGCACATTCAGCGTTGTCTTGAACCAGCTGCGGGACAACGACAAAGGCTATTACTGGTGCATGACGAACGATGAAAGGGAGAGGAAGTCATCGAAGGAGCTGAAGGTCGTAGAAG GAGAGCCTAGATTAAAGGGGAAGGAGGACGTGCTGGCAGAAGCGGGCTCACGGGTCGATTTAACGTGCTCTTACCCGTGCAAGTACTACTCCTACGAGAAGTACTGGTGCAAGTGGAACAGCGACGGCTGCTCCCCCTTGTCTGCCTCTGACCAAAGCCAGCCGGGGGTGGACGTCAGCTGTGACACCGCCAACAAGACACTCGTCCTAACCTTCGACTCGGTGACCACCGCGGACCAAGGGTGGTACTGGTGCGGGGTGAAGCACAACGGGCACTACGGGGAAACGCTGGCGGTGTACCTGCAGGTGGCTGGAG GGGATGCAGAGAAAGTTGCCGAACTCAGCCCAGAGCTCCTGAATTTGGACACTCTCAGAAATGCCGTGGCTCCCAGCGATGCTGTGGCTCCCAGTAATGCCGCAGCTCCCAGCAATGCCGTGGCTCCCGGTAATGCCGTGGCTCCCGGTGATGCCGCAGCTCCCAGCAATGCTGAAGCTCCCAGCAATGCCGCGGCGCCCAGCAGTGCCGACCGTGGCGTTGTTCCCCAGGGGAGAGCCTTCAGCGATGCTGGGGTGCAAAACGCAGCTGCCTCCGAAAG CGCTGAACAAAGTTCTGGCTCCAACGTCCTTACTGTAGCCCTGGCCTCCTCTGGCGCAGCAGTCGTCGTCCTCGGTGCAGCTTTTGCTGTGTTTAAATACCGGCAGCTCAAGAGATCAG ACCTGGTGTCCGTGGGGAGCTACAGAACCAACATCAGCATGTCGGACTTCGAGAGCGTGAAGGAGTACGGGGCAAACGATAATGCCTGCATGAAAGCGAGCCAGGAGACTCAGCTGGGAGGGGACG AATTCATCACCACCACAGCCAGCGTTGAGAGCGCAGCTgagacaaagaaggcaaaaagg AGCTCCAAGGAGGACGCCGACCTCGCCTACTCCACCTACCTCCTCACCTCCAACACCATcgcccagggctgtgcccctgGGGACAGCGCGGCTccggccgcggcccccccggcctGGGACGGGCAGGTCTGA